The nucleotide window GTCGCCCGGCTCAAAGGTCGCCAACAGGGCGGTGGTCTTGCCCACCTGCTGGAAGACGAGGTCAACGGTGCCCTTCTCCCGGTCCCAGTCGCCCAGGGTGAGAGGGATGCGCTCGCCGGACTCAATGGCGATGAGGATGACGAACTGCCCTGCTTGGGCCTTGCGCGCGACTTCGGGCGCAGAGACGCGGAGTAGGGTGGTCACCGGAGCGAGCTGCTCCTTACCCACGATCTCATACACGACTAGCCTCCTGCAGCGCGACCCTCAGTATCCCCTCGACTATGGGGGCTACGCGATGACTGGCGGTGCATCTGCCCCGCAGTAGATACAGCCGGCGGACGGGGCCGACAGCGATCGCTTTACCCCTCGGGCTCGGCGTTCGGCCCCTCGCCCCTTGCGGCTTCTCTCCGTTCCCCCCCCGAGCTGCGCCCGCCGTTGTGTAAGGGCAAGGGGCTCAACCACACCACCCCTGACTGCGGCCGCATGCCAAGCTGTGAGGCCAGGCCGTATGGGAGCCCGGCGGGGGCGGTCACGGTGCCCGCCGCCAAGGCCTGGCCGGTGGGCGCCGGCTGCCCGATCTAGCCGAAGGCGTCTATCACCTGCTTGGCCAGAGCCAACGCCGTCATGCCGATGCCGGTGATGTCGGTGGCGCTGGGGCCGGCGGGCTTCCTGCTCCCCGAGCGCCGAGAAGCGACCACGGCGCCCAGCAGGGCGCCCAGGGTCCCGCCGATGATGGCACCGACGAGAATGCTTTTAGCTCCCACCTTACCCACGGTACGACCTCCAGACTCTGCTTCGCGGGGAGCTTACCAGGGAGGCGACGGTGGCGATGGCCGACGCCAGGGCCGCCAAGGCAACGAACGGGGCGGCCGCGTATCCCACGTACTGCTCCACGTAGTCTCGCCCGCGCACGGCTGCCACCTGCCAGACGGGGAAGTTGATGGCCAGCCAGTGCCGGAAACCCCGCAGATAGCGGACGGCGAAGTAGCCGACCGCTAGCATGGGCAGACCGACCAGGAAGAACTCCAGAGCCAGAAGCACTATGGAAGCATCGCGCCAACCGGCCAGATCACCCATCTCGCTTACTCCTGCTCTCCGCAACCACACGCCAGCTGCCATTATTCACTAACCCGATGAGGGAATCCATACGATCTATCATGAAGTCGGGAGTCACGTCGAAAGCCTCTGCCGCTCTGGTAGTAGTGAGCCCCACCGAGACCATCCCCGCTGCCTGGGCAGCCTGGATGTCGGTGGGATGGTCTCCCACCATGATGGAGCAGCCTGGGGAGGCGCCTAGCAACCTTAGCCCCTCCAGAAGGTGCTCGGGATTGGGCTTGACGTGGCGGACGTCGTCGCGACTGAGGAGCACGTCGAAGGGCAGACCGTGCCGCACTGCCACTTCTAGGACTGCTGGTCGGCAGTTCCGGGTGACGATGCCCAGCCTGATGCCCCGAGCCCGCAGCCAGGCCAGCGTCTCCGGAACTCCTGGTAGGGGTCGGGCATCCCGGGCCGCCATGAGCTCCACCTCACGTATGCTGGCCAGGGCGTCCCGCTGGAAAGCAGCGGCGATGGCCTCGTCTCGGGCGGCCAGGCGGTCGCGAACCGACTCCACTAGCTCCAGGGTGAACCGGCTGCCGCCCTCTGCCGTCTCGCCATAGCGGTGGATAACGTCCACGGCACCCTGGCGCATGGCCTGGAAGTCAATAGTGATGTGCACCAGAGTGCCATCGAAATCGAACAAGACAGCCTGCGGCAGGCTCATTCGGTGATCACCACCTCAACCTCTCCCCTCCATTCGCCGATCGCCACGACAACCACTGCTCCAATCTCCTGGCCCGCCGGCGGGCTCTCCGCTACCACTCTGAGCCGGGCCCGATGGCCCGGCCTGATGGTAAGCTGCCTGGGCCGGACGCTCAGCCAGGCAGCCGAGGCCTGCGCTATGCCGTCTGCCGTCGCCCGGCCGGCATTCCGGACGATGATAATGCCTTCCATCCCCGGCTTCAAGACCAATCGGTCCGGGGTCAGCTCGATCTGGGGACGCGCCACTACCCGCAGCCGGAGCTCGACCTCGGCCTCGCCACCGTTGGAGGACACGAACAATGCGCCCGGCAGCGTCACTTCACCCGGGTGCATGTCCTGGGGAGGCTGGGCGGCAATGGCGACAGTCTCAGATCGGCCGCTGGCTATAGAGACCTCGGGGTCCAAAACGGACACCCAAGGCACCGATGAAGCTACCGCGGCCCGCAGCTCTCCCACTCCCCGGTTGAACAAGATGAGCTGCCCCTGGACGGGGGCGAAGTCCACGCTGTCGGGAAGGCTCAGAACAGGCTCGACAGCCAGGATAGGCTGGGAGAACGCCACGGTGGCCGGAACCGGTCGGCTGTTGTGGGGCCCGTGGAAGGTCAGGAGGGCGCGGGCCTGATGGGTGCCCGATGGGACCGCCAGCCCGTAGGCGCGCACCGTCAGAGAGGTCGTCTCTCCTTCCGGGCACACGCCCGAGGAGGGGCTCAGCTCGACCCAGGGGGCATCGGTGGTGGCGCTCCAGTGCAGGTCGCCGGTACCGCTGTTAGCGATGGTGAGATGACGCTCGCTTACGCCCTGCTCTGGGATCACTCCGAAGTCCAAGGAGGCTGGCTCTACCTCGAGCACGGGCTTGACGAGCTTGTAGCGAGCGGCGATGCCGATGTTGCCCCCCTCGCTGCGCACAGCCAGGGCTGGGCTGGCCTGGTGAGCTCCGGGCTGCTCGGTTGCTGCCTCGGTGAGGGACACGGTGACCACGGTGCTCGATCCGGGCCTCAGGCTGCCCTCGGCCGGCCTGGCGGCGATCCAGACCACCTGGGGCACCAGCCTGAAGGTGAGCGCTTCGTTCCCTCGGTTGGACAGCACCAGCGAGAGCTGAGCTCTCGCTACCTCATGGGGCCCGAGAGCTCCGAAGTCCAGGTCATTGTCCGCCACCGCCAGCAGAGGCCGGATGACTTCGACCTCGGCGGCCAGCTGGCGGTTCCCGACCGGGCTGGTGATGCGGATGGCGGACGGCAGCGTCAATCTGCCGGGCTTGAGAGAGCCGGTATCCAGCCGGGCTGAGACCCGCACCCATTGCCGCGGGGGAACGGTCACCTCGGGGGTGATGACGGTGATGGCGTCGTCGGCGGACCGGATGCGGGCGGTGAGGGGTGCGGAGCCGGGGTTAGCCACGATCAACTCCGCCTGGGCTGCCTCCGGGTGGCGGACCGCGCCGAAGCTCAGGGCTTCGGGCTGGACGCAGAGCTCGGGGCGGCCTCGGCTGAAGGAGACGTCAGCATAAGCTTGGCCTGCATCGCTATCCACCAGCAGAGCGCGCGTGAATGTGCCCCCCTCTTCAGGAGCCTCGGGGGTCAGTCGGACCTGAACGGTGGCTGATCGGCCCGCCTCCAGCCTGACGTCGGAAGTGGACACCTGCAGCCAAGGAACGGCGGTGCTCAGATGAACGGAGAGCTGCCCCCCGCCGGCATTGCTCACAGTGATGGGTTGCGTGGCGCCCTCGGGCCCAACCAGCCCGAAGTCCAAAGCCTGACGGTCCAGCTCTAGCTCAGGGGCGGGCTCGACCACCTCCGCCGGCACCCAGTGCCGGCCTGCGGCGATCACCAGCACCGCTCGAGGCACCCGGGAGGTGTGAGCGGGAATCTGGTCTAGATTCGCCCGAATGAGCACGCTGCCCTCTGCGTCTGGGTCCAGCTCGATCGTGTCCGAGGCAGGCGTGAGCCAGGGGACGGCCGTGCGTACCTGGGCCGTGACTACCCGCTGCAGGTTGTTGCGGAGGCGGAGGCGGTAGCCCACCTGACGCCGCTTGGGGCTCCGCACGATGCGCAGGCGCCTGGTAACCACGGTGATGTCTGGCATTGCCGCCGGCCTGGCCGGGGTTGCGGGCGCGGGAGCCGGAGTCACGGTATCGCCGCTGGGAGCCGTCGCCGGCGCTGCCGCCGGCTGGGCGTCGTCAGCCGGCGCCAGCGCCCGACGCAAGTGGGCCATGCTGGGGTACCTCTTGGCCGGGTCCTGGCGGCGGGCGCGCGCCAGAGCCCGGCGGAGAGTGGGAGACAGGTCGGGAGCACCGCGACCGTCCTTAGGACCACGGGCCAGCAGCAGGAGCAGAGTGCCCAGAGCGTAGATGTCGGACTCAGGCCCGGCATAGGCCTCGGCTGCCTGCTCGGGTGCCTCGAAGGGAGGGGTGCCGCGGTTGGCCTCCCCGCGCGACTGGCCGGCCCTGAAGTGACGAGAGAGGCCCAGGTCGAGGAGGATGGCGTCTCCCCGCTTGGTGACCATCACGTGCGACGGTTTCAGGTCGCGAAGAAGGACGGGCGGCTCCTGGGAGTGAAGGAAGGCGATGGCGTCCGCCAGTTGAGCTCCCAACGCTCGCACCTGTGGCTCGAGCAACGGCCCCCGCCGGTAGATCTCCTGAAGAGTCTCACCCTCGATCCAGGGCATGACCACCCCCACCGAATCCTTATCCCGAAAGTGGGAGAGGATGGGCACCACGCCAGGGTGGCGGAGAGTCTCTAGGGCAGAGACCTCGCGGAGGAAGTTGGCCAGGGCGGTCCGTTTCTCCTCGGCGGTCACCAGGGCCACGAGGTCCAGGCGCTTGACGGCCACCGTGTGCCCTGACTGGAGGTCAAGCGCGCGATAGACCGCCGAGGTGCGGCTGCGAGAGGCTTGCTGCAGAACCTGATACCTGCCCGCCAGCACGTACAGCTCCCGCCCCAGGGCAGAGCGAGCCGGGCGGCCGCTGACCACCGACTGGCCGCATCGGGGACAGGCGGTGGCATCCCCATCCAGGCCGAAGCCGCAGCGTGGGCAGGGCAGCCGGAGGCGGGCGCGGCAGTGCTCGCAGGCCACCGCGCCCTCTCGGTTGGGGTAGCCGCATTCGGGGCAGCGCATAGGGGGTCCAGAGTCCCTGTGAGAGATAGACGCCCGATAGTGGGCGAAGAGCGCATCCCATTATACCTGTGGCGGGTGGAGTGACGCCAGAGTGCTGCTGTCGCCGCCGCTGGGCGTGGGTCGGAGGTCGACCAGAGCAGGGCCTGGGCCTCGACCCGAGGCACGCCGTGGCAACGGTCAGCGTGAAAGGCCTGTAGGGGGAAGGCCGGTCAGGGCTGGCCTCGGCGCTGGGCAGCCTCCGTCTGGTTCCCCCGCCCGGCAAGGCCGCTTCTGCTGCTGGGCTAAGCCCTATCGGGTCTCGAGGGCTCGCAGCCGGTCCGCCAAGCGGGTGTTGCGCTGGGCGACGCGGTTGTTGCGCACGGCCATGGCGATGGCGCGCCGGTCTCCCACCAGGACTACCATCTCCCGGGCGCGGGTGACGGCGGTGTAGAGCAGGTTACGTTGAAGCATAACGTAGTGCTGCGTCAACAACGGCACGACCACCACCGGAAACTCACAGCCCTGGGACTTATGGATGCTCAGGGCATAGGCGTGCGCCAGCTCGTCCAGCTGGACGAAGTCGTAGGCGACGGGCCTGCCGTCGAACGAGACTACGATCAGGCCTTCTTCGAGGTCTATCCCGGCCACGCGGCCCAGGTCGCCGTTAAAGACCTGGCGGTCGTAGTTGTTTCTGATCTGCATCACCCGGTCGCCTACCCGGAAGACGCGATGACCGTGCCTGCGCTCAGCACGAGAAGGGCTAGGAGGATTCAGGGCGGCCTGAAGTCGCTCGTTGAGCTCACCCACGCCGGCAGCGCCACGATGCATAGGGGCCAGCACCTGGATGTCGTCCATGGGGTCGAAGCCGAACCGGGCCGGGATGCGTCGCGTCACCAATTCGATCACGCGCTCGGCGGCTCGGCGTGCGTCTCGCTCCGGGAAGAGGAAGAAGTCGCGGGAGTGACGCTCGAAGAGAGGGATCTCGCCCTGGTTGATGCGATGGGCGTTCACGATGATGAAACTGTCCGGGCTCTGACGGAAGATGGTGTCAAGCCTGGTGGTGGGCACCCGTCGGCTGGCGATCAGGTCGCGCAGGACATTGCCAGGCCCCACGGAGGGAAGCTGGTCAACGTCGCCCACCAGCAGCAGGTGGCCGCCGGGCGGCACGGCTGCCACTA belongs to Anaerolineae bacterium and includes:
- a CDS encoding HAD-IA family hydrolase is translated as MSLPQAVLFDFDGTLVHITIDFQAMRQGAVDVIHRYGETAEGGSRFTLELVESVRDRLAARDEAIAAAFQRDALASIREVELMAARDARPLPGVPETLAWLRARGIRLGIVTRNCRPAVLEVAVRHGLPFDVLLSRDDVRHVKPNPEHLLEGLRLLGASPGCSIMVGDHPTDIQAAQAAGMVSVGLTTTRAAEAFDVTPDFMIDRMDSLIGLVNNGSWRVVAESRSKRDG
- a CDS encoding protein kinase: MRCPECGYPNREGAVACEHCRARLRLPCPRCGFGLDGDATACPRCGQSVVSGRPARSALGRELYVLAGRYQVLQQASRSRTSAVYRALDLQSGHTVAVKRLDLVALVTAEEKRTALANFLREVSALETLRHPGVVPILSHFRDKDSVGVVMPWIEGETLQEIYRRGPLLEPQVRALGAQLADAIAFLHSQEPPVLLRDLKPSHVMVTKRGDAILLDLGLSRHFRAGQSRGEANRGTPPFEAPEQAAEAYAGPESDIYALGTLLLLLARGPKDGRGAPDLSPTLRRALARARRQDPAKRYPSMAHLRRALAPADDAQPAAAPATAPSGDTVTPAPAPATPARPAAMPDITVVTRRLRIVRSPKRRQVGYRLRLRNNLQRVVTAQVRTAVPWLTPASDTIELDPDAEGSVLIRANLDQIPAHTSRVPRAVLVIAAGRHWVPAEVVEPAPELELDRQALDFGLVGPEGATQPITVSNAGGGQLSVHLSTAVPWLQVSTSDVRLEAGRSATVQVRLTPEAPEEGGTFTRALLVDSDAGQAYADVSFSRGRPELCVQPEALSFGAVRHPEAAQAELIVANPGSAPLTARIRSADDAITVITPEVTVPPRQWVRVSARLDTGSLKPGRLTLPSAIRITSPVGNRQLAAEVEVIRPLLAVADNDLDFGALGPHEVARAQLSLVLSNRGNEALTFRLVPQVVWIAARPAEGSLRPGSSTVVTVSLTEAATEQPGAHQASPALAVRSEGGNIGIAARYKLVKPVLEVEPASLDFGVIPEQGVSERHLTIANSGTGDLHWSATTDAPWVELSPSSGVCPEGETTSLTVRAYGLAVPSGTHQARALLTFHGPHNSRPVPATVAFSQPILAVEPVLSLPDSVDFAPVQGQLILFNRGVGELRAAVASSVPWVSVLDPEVSIASGRSETVAIAAQPPQDMHPGEVTLPGALFVSSNGGEAEVELRLRVVARPQIELTPDRLVLKPGMEGIIIVRNAGRATADGIAQASAAWLSVRPRQLTIRPGHRARLRVVAESPPAGQEIGAVVVVAIGEWRGEVEVVITE